A single region of the Vicia villosa cultivar HV-30 ecotype Madison, WI linkage group LG4, Vvil1.0, whole genome shotgun sequence genome encodes:
- the LOC131597834 gene encoding uncharacterized protein LOC131597834 codes for MDTPIDTVKEAKRHTHTYSFFREPLIALEGLSSLMTAFCLKSFTDDYGNILTLLETVVETPALQNLMQFYDPEMRCFTFQDYQLAPTLEEYSIILNLKVKDKVPFIDIPKEVNFKLIAAALYLSIKEVSDNWKSNGGVSGFSLKFLVRKAKEEFEKKNWNAYNALLAVAIYGIVMFPNVPNFVDSAAVHIFMGKNPIPTLLADTYYAVHSRYEKRGGAITCCLQLLFIWFLSLLPSKGPFVKTRDTLKWTHRIMSLTSYDIQWQKYRINVSEVIVGCGKFDNVPLVSTRGCINYNPVVSLRQLGYTLKDKPADHWIAETVYFEKGSDPEKLKEIIVAWKKIRKHNGAHLGKKESLALTPYVEWITRRVRNLMLPYDRVAPLQKQPPLILSEFVPTELYKDALVTNYRLHEREQETNLKFFEERDANMRLMHQLKQFEGASSSQASTRRRPYELLEEDLHHKQQECLQLQRSESSLKRQKRDSDKQLAEEKAKTARLEEELRRLRAQRRGDGGVHSVVRRS; via the coding sequence ATGGACACTCCCATTGATACTGTCAAGGAAGCAAAGAGACATACGCACACCTACAGCTTCTTCCGAGAGCCGTTGATCGCATTAGAGGGTTTGAGTTCGTTAATGACCGCTTTCTGCCTGAAGAGTTTCACGGATGATTATGGGAATATCTTGACTTTGTTGGAAACCGTGGTTGAGACACCTGCTTTGCAAAATTTGATGCAATTCTATGATCCTGAAATGAGGTGTTTTACGTTCCAGGATTACCAGTTGGCTCCGACATTGGAAGAGTACTCTATCATTCTTAATCTCAAGGTAAAAGACAAAGTGCCATTCATCGACATTCCTAAAGAAGTGAATTTCAAGTTGATCGctgctgctctttatttgagcataaaagAAGTATCTGATAATTGGAAGTCGAATGGAGGTGTCTCGGGGTTCTCTTTGAAGTTCTTGGTGAGGAAAGCTAAAGAGGAATTTGAGAAAAAGAATTGGAACGCGTACAATGCATTGCTTGCTGTGGCTATTTACGGGATTGTGATGTTCCCAAATGTTCCCAATTTTGTAGACTCGGCCGCGGTACACATCTTCATGGGAAAGAATCCTATTCCTACATTGTTGGCCGATACTTATTATGCCGTTCATTCCCGATATGAGAAACGTGGTGGTGCCATCACTTGTTGCCTTCAGTTGTTGTTCATCTGGTTCCTCTCTTTGTTGCCCAGCAAAGGACCTTTTGTGAAGACAAGGGATACGCTCAAGTGGACACACAGGATTATGTCACTTACTTCTTATGATATTCAGTGGCAAAAGTATCGAATTAACGTTTCTGAAGTGATTGTTGGGTGCGGTAAGTTCGATAATGTTCCTTTGGTTAGTACTAGAGGTTGCATCAATTACAATCCCGTGGTATCCTTGCGTCAGTTGGGGTATACGTTGAAAGACAAGCCGGCGGATCACTGGATAGCGGAGACAGTCTATTTTGAGAAGGGGTCGGATCCAGAAAAGTTGAAAGAGATAATTGTGGCTTGGAAGAAGATCCGTAAGCATAATGGAGCCCATTTAGGGAAGAAGGAATCACTTGCTTTGACaccgtatgttgaatggattacAAGACGGGTCAGAAACTTGATGCTGCCATATGATAGGGTTGCACCacttcaaaagcaacctcctttgaTTCTATCCGAATTTGTGCCAACAGAACTTTACAAAGATGCTTTGGTTACCAACTACAGGTTGCATGAAAGAGAGCAAGAGAccaatttgaagttctttgaaGAGAGAGATGCAAATATGAGGTTGATGCACCAGCTCAAGCAATTCGAAGGCGCAAGTTCGAGTCAAGCTAGTACCCGGAGGCGTCCCTATGAGTTGCTAGAGGAAGATTTGCACCACAAGCAGCAAGAGTGTCTACAGTTACAGAGATCAGAGAGTAGTCTCAAGAGGCAGAAGCGGGATTCAGATAAACAGCTAGCAGAAGAGAAGGCTAAGACTGCTCGACTTGAAGAAGAACTAAGAAGACTCCGAGCCCAACGGAGAGGAGATGGAGGAGTTCATTCTGTTGTCAGACGATCCTAG